The sequence tttattaatcaatTCTCAAGCAATCAATTAATAACTGATGAATAATCAATTAGAAgtttacttctaatttattatgtatagtgtgtttgaaCTTGTATCCTATTGTTTGTCAAATGCCTTTGCTGcactgctatctatctatctatctatctatctatctatctatctatctatctatctatctatctatctatctatctatctatctatctatctatctatctatctatctatctatctatctatctatctatctatctatctatctatctatctatctatctatctatctatctatctatctatctatctatctatccagtcatccatccatctaaacTCAACATTTAAAGGTCAGAACtgatttttacacacacacacacacacgcatatatagctctaaatatatatatatatatatatatatatatatatatatatatatatatatatatatatatacatatatatgtatgtgtgtatatatatacatatatatatatatatatatatatatatatatatatatatatatatatatatatatactctattaagacacaaaattagaacaattTGCACCATATGTACTAGATAATATACCagttatcaatatgataattaaagaaatctATATCATAAAAGTCAAGCAGccattgtgtgtgtgcatatgtttggggactcacacaaaatccgagcagagctgactgctgcagtttttcatactcatgtatttttcattttttatttttttttgtcaaggaacagactagcagaGATGGCAAGtggataggaccagtattttgggagttattagtaattttgtaatacaacagccttactatcatgttgctatacccagaatgctttggcagtgactgctggacaaatgcagtacagcatgcacaaatacacaacagcttaAAAATTACCACATCTAGAACTTGTGGATCCCCATGGATCAACATGCTAGTTATACATATATGAGTGCAGaaattgtgtgtaattataattaggCAGTTTTAACgtggagttaaacagtctgatggacaCAGGCAGTAGTGGTTCTGTGGTCcatttgggtggaatcagtctATCACTGAACATCCTCCTGTGACTGACCAGCGCGTCATGAGGTGGGtgagaaaaagttaaattacagtatgaaaatattaacatttttctcaaaaaaaaaacaaacaaacaaaaaaaaaaactaaaagaataACTAAAAGAATAACTAATataccaaatatgaacaacctgaaatttccaaTGAAAAATCTGTCCAATTTGGATAATATGATCCCTGTTAAATGTTGTGTGCATTTGTAGACCTACTATGATCTGAAGTTATTATTTATTAGCCATAAAACTGCATCTCCATCAGAATAAACTTGCAAAGccaaaggagtgaaatgacttcagcagctcacatttggagctgttctggtgtgacagggtgaagtGGGTGCACTTTTGTCCTGTTCacggctgacttaggaagggggagctgtttgACAGTAGCACCGTTTGTCCTGATAGATGGCGCTAGTGATTACAGCAGCTCTAAACTCTGCAGTTTTCCGCAGATATTGAGCGTTTCGTGATAGATTCTGATCTGTTAAGTGAATTATTTTCAGAGCAGAGTTCCGGAATAATTTTATTAGCACAtattatttcaaaataaaagtctatgtGGAGAAATTTAGACTGTGTTTGAGTGAGTTTGAGATGctggtgcttttattttgaaggtaaaTTATAGCTACATCCGGTAGCACACATTCAGCTGACAGACTACAGCATCACTAAACATTAGCTGGTAGCTAGCAGAAGTCTGGCTAAAAGACACCTTTTTGGAAGAAGTTAATCTATGAGTCGCAAAAGAAATCATAGTTTCGTTGAAACGAGCTTGTCTGCTGAACTCCACAGCGCTTTCATGGAGCCTCCCGGGTCAGCTAGTCGAGCCGACGGCGATTTCCTGGAGCTGGAGCCCGACGAGGAGCTGCTGTGCTCGGTCAGTGAGATCACGGAGCACCTCGGCAGGAACATCACGGTGGTTGTGGACACTGCGCTGTCTGAGATCCGCAAAATGGTCAGCATCAGAATACGAGTCCTGAAGATGGAGCTGcgagagaaaaccgaagaaatcGAGGCCTTAAAAGCAAGACTTGACACGGTCCAAAGGGATGGTCGGGACACTTTCTCCAGCGCGGCGTCCATCGATCCGTCTGCGGAGGCTGGCCTGAAGAAAGCGGACTTCAGCTCCGGGAACAAACACAACAGCACCGACCCCCGGAGAGCCAAGGCGGTCATGCCCGGGGTGAAGAAGGAGAACATAGATGCCATTTGTGACTATTTAATGAAAGATAAGAACTCTAGGGGGTGTGCCGACATGGATGGAGACCAGAACGGCCAAGCCTGCGGGGCCAGGGAGGCTCGGCCGGAGCAGGACGCCCACCCCCTCAACCTGTGGCCGGACAGCGGCATGTCTGCGTCCGGGCCCGGGCAGGGAGAGCCCGAGTCCACCGCCGATGACATCTTCAACATGTTACCGGCAGGAAGCAAACGGCTGTACGATTACGAGTGGATATCACCGATAGAGTATTCCTCAGAACTGAAAGGTAAACACTGGTCTATGTGGACCCAAGTCCAGTCCAAGATCAGCCCAGACCAGGAGGCAGAGTCCACTGGACCTCCTGAGACCAGCAGGGCATGGGTGTCCTTTACAGAGGACAGGAGTTCACacatttacttaaaaaaagaaaaagttcactgcaaaggcaaggcagatttatttgtataccACAATTCATAcccagggcaattcacagtgctttacaaaaatggaaaatagaCGGGTTAAAAACGCACAATTACAagtaaaacataatcaataaacataaataatagggtggtccaaaaaattttttttttttcaaattctctggattagaaccctgcatttggttccatgtctggccaaattacttcggtccaaattttatgcaaattaattcatatttagaggttgcacaagacacgtgaagattgctctatatactataatataactagcaaatgaataaggcatattagagtaatttgtcattttagtctcaaaatcaaactgcatctcgcataaaaatgttacttagaaagtccagcaaccactgttgctttattgaaattacaaaaaaaaaatgttcctgtgttctttaacaacttggagccagtactgtttgtgatcttcattttttgttcgactacagttgaagtcttgaataagctccacccctccttcagcaacatcactgacaacttttctggaatgcacaattttagcagccttctgaaagtctgcatcatcagcccagtttCAAAGAAACACATCATGCTGGTAGTGACacaatcactgatctgcttcccttcataatctgcttgatcAAGGGCATCCCagcgctttagtggaacctctgaaccttcattttccatcaggttgtgaaccatcagctgcttctgctcttatgtcacactggagtcacaaaatgccaggccaaccaattcttcactccagtaccacagatgtaaCCTGGTATATGCCTTACTTAATACATATATTTctagatgaagcactcaaaccttggttttgattgTACTGCTGCTTGTCTTACAGGTCAGCTCGGcgatgctgaaaatgaacaattagtcaatttccaggaaacttccagcaacttgtccaacctctaaaacatctcctttttcttccaaatttttttcctaaatcatcttttgaatgccaaagcCTAATGCAGGGTtttaattgaggttatctgaaactttattttttaccatgattgttggaccaccctaataaataataatcagttaaaacaaagcaaaagagAAGAGGTCAGAtaaaaccctttcagttgttctatgcccagttgaacagagctgttttcagcctggacttaaacattgtcagagtagaggcctgtctcacatcatcaggaagactgttccagattttagctgcatagaactgaaatgcagcttcaccctgtttagtcctgactctgggcaccagcagaagacctgtccctgaggttctcagggtccaagatggttcatatgggaccaaaacttcacagatgtactttggtggtAAACCATTgagagacttataaacgagcagagctgttttaaagtctgttctctgagccacaggaagccagtgcagagatctgagcaaaggacatcccataaaaaaatgtatctgaaaaaaagttGCATCATGCTATTTCCAATCAAGTTAATTACTTAATGTAAAAACCCAAAAACCTTTACTTCCCTGTGTCTCGGGAGGTTAACAGTAAAATGGAAGCTTTACCAGATGTTCTGCTCCAGAACATCTGAACTCGtagcccataaagatccaaacatccactgacaaccaaaaccgtctactgatctaaactgtttaatacctattgatccatcgatcaatcaatacatgtaaataattggtgtaaaaatacagtttgtcatcttttcatggtcatcagatatgacccatttggacattcagaggctctgtagttaccatggaaacacagtcatcttctacaacattgattcaccactaaaacccatggagttggatcagtgacagtggatgaacaacattgtcagagcagaagtccagtagttttcaatagttatttttggattccagttacttttgtggtactaatagtactgtttttacctattgtaagaagatagtgatggccacagtagtggtttttatacttctccttcgtaaataagacatggatcaggtgtgtatttagtagaataaggtgtgcttgtgttggaattcaacagacacaggaatggaatggctgtcatacatgcacacatgctgatttcacaggaaattgcagtggtctcttaattttttccagacctGTATAGTGGTCCATGGTGCTACAGCACACCCCCTTGGACCACCTTTCTGTTGGACTCTTGCAGGTGTAGGTGTAAACCATCTGGTCCATGGTGTCTTCACCTATTTGGTCTTGCTGTAGAATGTAGAATGAGTGAATGTAGAATGTCAGATGAATCAAAGGTCCAGATGAAATTCCACTGAAAGTGAATGCGGTTaattttgacccacctatggaagcttGGAGTAGTAATAGAAAAACTACAagttcataaaatctataaaaggtaaaTAAATTGCCTACcgcaatactaatacacacaaaccaTATGGCCATAtaactgaaacttaagacacttataAGATGAGGGTCAATAAATCTTAagatggggggctgggggggggtgAATAAAGTATGGGGAATAATACACAACAGTGGAGGGGAGGGGGTGATTCTAAGAGTGGAGGGAGGGCCTTTTCCATAAGTTCcatgatatatgtatgtatttctctctctctcgtcttcacaactaacttatgattATGAGTAACGGGAAATTTAAGCTTAAcaaaaaaattgtgatttgatTTATGTTGTGATACATGtcgatatcatctgatatgaagAAAATGATTGTGAAGGGTCTGAGCCCATtgtggccatttttgagtacttttgattttgcctttatgtactatatatagaaatgtttattatacccatgttttgtatcttttttttcagcacaacctcatctatatcatctgcctattattttttcactttaacctactatattaacataaaaggccaaaaaacacacaagaaatagaaaatccaatttgaaaagtgtatataatttattgcataaataacacaaagatgcttaacgaaccttttcaaagactttaaaagtgaatattggttctgaatattaggtatataaaatttaaattgtaataaattaaaactatactcaaatatgtgacataaaagcatatctttacataggcgttttctcccccTACTCCaggtcctcctggtttccacctccggttcaggtgggggtcattctcacccttacctttaatgttaatgcagtctgtggattagaatccgcagattcagccagttttttccgttttgaaaaatgacaaagatatggtcagaaatataatgccCCCCCCaccttattttcatactttttttcatgtttgtttgctctgagttcaaaccatcatatctacagttgtatttgctctatcaacatcaaatcaaaagtgagagagtgtttcaagtccacactttcaaatgcaattgtaccCAGTAGTCTATGTGACCAACTTCCGatgctacaacgtgttgaaaatgtcatgtgattcagtcactggGCCGTGACCGCGGACCCCCAAGagttaaaagtgcttgaatttgaccttgaaaactgTGTATGAACCCTGTCCTTAATATTACTACCTTATCGTTGTTACCGTTTTTCCCAGTCATGAAGGATTCTGACTGCGACAACCCAACGTCTGGAGATACAGACGATGACGATGACGACGAGATGTCGACGAGGGATGAAGGCGGACTGGACCAAGGCCAGACCTCGCTTTCACATGTCCAGCAGCCAGAGTTCCCTATTGAGCCTCCGAGACCTCAGAGGGACGGCAGCAGTCCTCTAGATGACAACACCGATGGGCAGGAGGAGACGGGTGTGTACACAGCAGCTCACTCTCACTTGATGTTCCTGCATCACACTGTGAAATCTGTAGTGTATTATTCACACATCAGGGTGTCTTTTTCTGTTTCAGCTTTAAACACCCAGTTAGTACAAgtcttacttaacccataaagacccaaacatccactgtcgacctaaaccatctactgatctaaactgttaaataactgttgatccactaaccctatcaacacatgtaaataattggtgtaaaatacagtttgtcatcttttcttggtcatcagatatgacccattcagacgttcagagactccatagttaccatggaaacaccgtcctcttctacaacattgattcaccagtaaaacccatggagttggatcaatgacagtggatggagacacttgtttttatgttcagtaaatgatatctttgcttaaacaacatgatatcatgactatcgtaaatatacacaccacttttaattggcgtgttatctgtacacattataagctttccttgtgtgtGTTCACACCATTATTAGCCCCCTGTTCAACCTGAATGAATTTGTCAAATACcgcgcactgagggttaggggttagggttatgtgaaccggagcgTAGATTGGCACGTGAtgaaatggcgttgaataacacacgaaaggtcaAAATGTGTAGGTATAGCACGACAAATGgtataagaactggcatgacatgcactgccatttattgagatcagtttggctgaaaaagtcactttttcatcagtttttttgtttttgatataataattctcaactttaatctgaccttttatgaacatcttcatgatcagtgaattaaatataggaaagtatctgattttcactgatagtattgtaataaaataaatcactcaagaaaggttgaatatagaggaaaaattcagttgggaacttccacaaaagtagtggtgggtctttatgggttaaataatcaaGGCGGTGGTGTGCGTACAAAGATGAGAAAATAGACATGAAGACCCCAGAAACTACCATAACGCCACcgatttaaaaaacacactggcATGTTATCAACCACCAACCCTGCACATACTACAGCTCATTGATTGTTCACAGTCAGAGACAGTATCACAGTCTCTTCATGTTTCACCGTCGTACAGTGACTCATCACGAGACAaatcattaaaggtggggtgcgagatgttctcctggagcattttttagtatattgcttaaaatccccttcacacccctattacaaccaattaattcaatgctcgaacacaaaaataaaaaaatttagtcacctgtggaatggacaggactgaaaaaacaccatccaatcattttaagcgcccaatcaaaatgattgaatgatgatatgtctatcagactcaactaccatttgtccctcccccctctttgtgcatgaatcgtgcgttctcagaggtttggagcaactgtacaggaaacgaagccagagcctgagcttggctatattagttataataGGATGGAAATTTCACCGACAAACTGTTTTGTcattaacataaatcagtaggaaatgtaacgttagtcagataggtatgaactggggctgttctgtaagaccaggggtgttggaggagactgaatgaggtatgcatggattggggcCGGAGCCGggtgaactgttgctgtgcagcgctcatgaaccctcaagaacaagcattgtgcTTTCCAGTACTCTCGTGATtgatcgcagaaatccacgcgattaattgtgattaaaaattttaatcgctgcccagcactactggAAACATGAGTTACATCAGGTAGATGTCATTGTCAGTCTTCGTGGAAACAGCCTTTCACTCAGCCCTGCCCATAATTTAGACAAAGTTTAACATTAGAAAAATGTCAGCTTTAGGCTTGAATTTGTCTGATGACTGTTAATCTGGTTTCAGGTCAGCCGTTTCCAGGCCACACCTACATCTGCTCTCTGTGTGGAACCTTCTGCCCTGACTCTGTGTTCTTGGAGGAACATATAAAACTGATACACGCTGACACCGCTCGTGGCCAGGCTCTGCAGGCGCTGCAGTCCACCTCATCAGCTGCACCTGGCGCCATGGTGGACGCCAGCACCGACTCCAGACGGGGCTCGGGGGGTCAGAACGATGCTGGCGCTGGCCCAGGGGCTGCTGGGAGCTTAGGCCGAGGAGTGGGAGGGCTGAAAAAGGAGATAAAGATTGAGGGGGGTTACGAGTGCGGGGACTGCGGCCGTCATTTTAATTACCTGGGGAACCTGCGACAACACCAGCGTATCCACACCGGGGAGAAACCGTTCATGTGTCCAGAGTGCGGCGAGCGCTTCCGCCACGCGGCTCGGCTAAAAAGCCACAGGCTGGTCCACAGCGGGGCTCAGAGCCCCTTCCCTTGCCCCCAGTGTGGGAAAGGCTTCTCAGTGCTGTCTGGACTCAAGAGACACCAGCGGGTGCACACCGGCGAGAGCCCCTACGCCTGTCCACAGTGTGGCCGACGCTTTAAGGAGCTGGGGAACCTGTACACCCACCAGAGGATCCACAGTGGGGCCACGCCCTACTGCTGCCAGCAGTGTGGACGCAGCTTCCGCCACCTGGGCACCTACAAGAGCCACCGCTGCACCCCGGCAGAGTAACCAACCACACATAGGAGGTGTATATGAGAGCAGGACCAGGGCTGCCTCTTTGGTGTCATCTTTCATCCTGTGGACATCTGCTGTCACTGTGGGCGCTGCTGCCATGGAGGACAGGGGAGCCCACTCACACCACACATGAACAAAGCTGCATCACTGAGCTCAACAGGCAGATGGAGCTAGATGTTAAAGGTCACATGTTATGGTTTTTGGGGcctaatgctgtgtttccactatgtggtaccggctcaactcgactctgcctttctgcgtttccattacgacaaaggacctggaatctggtacctggtactagttttttttggtatcacctccgctgaggttccaggactggggaacagatactaaaacattacgtgtaaacactgcagaccactgattgatcggagagttgtctctgtgacctgccattttataaaaaacagatgcggaaggtTACAGTAAAtctagcagtaggttaatccacatgatgacagcccgaaaaacTACACTATGTCGAGGAGGttccgacgtaaaaattcagcacgagcttgacgagacaacacgcaacgagtgagtttatcagcgactttCTGAGCAGACGGCACGGAAGTAATGCGTGGCATCACTATGACattcaggtactgtaaagtcggtagtatcctgtaatggaaacggtctccaggaatagtgtctggtaccagagtcgagtcgagccgagccggttccacatagtggaaatgcagcataataGGTACTAGTGTTAAAGGAACCATCCAACTGATATTCTGAGCTtataaaaaacacaccaaaaagaaAATGTTAGGACTGAATTGTTAAGTCTGATGAAAAAAAACGACTTGA comes from Sphaeramia orbicularis chromosome 18, fSphaOr1.1, whole genome shotgun sequence and encodes:
- the znf16l gene encoding zinc finger protein 16-like, whose product is MSRKRNHSFVETSLSAELHSAFMEPPGSASRADGDFLELEPDEELLCSVSEITEHLGRNITVVVDTALSEIRKMVSIRIRVLKMELREKTEEIEALKARLDTVQRDGRDTFSSAASIDPSAEAGLKKADFSSGNKHNSTDPRRAKAVMPGVKKENIDAICDYLMKDKNSRGCADMDGDQNGQACGAREARPEQDAHPLNLWPDSGMSASGPGQGEPESTADDIFNMLPAGSKRLYDYEWISPIEYSSELKVMKDSDCDNPTSGDTDDDDDDEMSTRDEGGLDQGQTSLSHVQQPEFPIEPPRPQRDGSSPLDDNTDGQEETGQPFPGHTYICSLCGTFCPDSVFLEEHIKLIHADTARGQALQALQSTSSAAPGAMVDASTDSRRGSGGQNDAGAGPGAAGSLGRGVGGLKKEIKIEGGYECGDCGRHFNYLGNLRQHQRIHTGEKPFMCPECGERFRHAARLKSHRLVHSGAQSPFPCPQCGKGFSVLSGLKRHQRVHTGESPYACPQCGRRFKELGNLYTHQRIHSGATPYCCQQCGRSFRHLGTYKSHRCTPAE